A stretch of Shumkonia mesophila DNA encodes these proteins:
- the ppdK gene encoding pyruvate, phosphate dikinase: protein MPKWVYGFGDGSADGNASMKNLLGGKGANLAEMSRLGIPVPPGFTITTEVCTFYYQNKQTYPADLKPEVEAALARIEKTMGCKFNSREMPLLLSIRSGARASMPGMMDTVLNLGLNRETVAALAKATGDERFALDSYRRFIQMYCNVVLGIGHHHFESILEERKEAKGYRHDTDLTAEDWKVVVKGYEKKVEETQGKPFPQDPYEQLWGAIGAVFGSWMNERAITYRKLNSLPDSWGTAVNVQAMVFGNMGENCATGVCFTRNPATGENAYYGEYLVNAQGEDVVAGIRTPQPLSLAEKKHAGSDLPALEEVMPALYKELCVIRAQLEKHYKDMQDMEFTIQQGKLWMLQTRTGKRTSKAALRIAVEMKEEGLIDGKEAVRRVDPAGLDQLLHPTLDPNVPKKLLSKGLAASPGAASGKVVFSAADAEAWVGRGEKVMLCRIETSPDDIGGMHVSEGILTARGGMTSHAAVVARGMGTPCVSGAGDLKIDYAAKTIKVSGHTIHEGDVLTLDGSTGEVFLGAVPTTHPELSGDFAKLMEWVDVIRTMKVRANAETPLDATTARKFGAEGIGLCRTEHMFFDPQRIIHVREMIVADTEEQRRVALAKLLPYQRDDFAEIFRIMDRLPVTIRLLDPPLHEFLPTTDADFREVAKAAGMDFNAVKSRAASLHETNPMLGHRGCRLGITYPEISEMQARAIFEAACDVTHEGIEVLPEVMIPLVGLKAEFDVLKEVIDRTAKAVFAEKGVEVKYMVGTMIEVPRAALVADKIAQGAEFFSFGTNDLTQMGYGLSRDDAGSFLKVYVEKGLIDIDPFVSLDQEGVGDLVRIAVKKGRSTRSDLKMGICGEHGGDPASIHFCQRVGLNYVSCSPYRVPIARLAAAQAALGVEGETNA, encoded by the coding sequence ATGCCTAAATGGGTCTACGGCTTTGGGGACGGTTCCGCCGACGGCAACGCAAGCATGAAGAACCTCCTCGGAGGTAAGGGCGCCAACTTGGCCGAGATGAGCCGGTTGGGGATTCCGGTGCCTCCGGGCTTTACCATCACCACCGAGGTTTGCACTTTCTATTACCAGAACAAGCAGACCTATCCGGCCGACCTCAAGCCCGAGGTCGAGGCGGCGCTGGCCCGGATCGAGAAGACCATGGGCTGCAAATTCAACAGCCGCGAGATGCCGCTGCTGCTTTCGATCCGCTCGGGTGCCAGGGCCTCGATGCCCGGCATGATGGACACCGTGCTCAATCTGGGCCTCAACCGCGAGACGGTGGCGGCCCTGGCCAAGGCCACCGGCGACGAGCGTTTCGCGCTGGACAGCTACCGGCGCTTCATCCAGATGTACTGCAACGTGGTGCTGGGTATCGGCCACCACCACTTCGAATCCATCCTCGAAGAGCGCAAGGAGGCCAAGGGTTACCGCCACGATACCGACCTCACCGCCGAGGACTGGAAGGTCGTCGTCAAGGGCTACGAGAAGAAGGTCGAGGAGACGCAGGGCAAGCCGTTCCCGCAGGACCCCTACGAGCAACTGTGGGGCGCCATCGGCGCCGTGTTCGGCAGTTGGATGAACGAGCGGGCCATCACCTATCGCAAGCTGAACAGCCTGCCGGACAGTTGGGGCACCGCCGTTAACGTCCAGGCCATGGTATTCGGCAACATGGGCGAGAATTGCGCCACGGGGGTCTGCTTCACCCGCAACCCGGCGACCGGCGAGAACGCCTACTATGGCGAGTATCTGGTCAACGCCCAGGGCGAGGACGTGGTGGCCGGCATCCGCACGCCGCAGCCGTTGTCCCTGGCCGAGAAGAAGCATGCGGGATCGGATCTTCCGGCTCTCGAAGAGGTCATGCCCGCGCTTTACAAGGAACTGTGCGTCATCCGCGCGCAGCTTGAGAAGCATTACAAAGACATGCAGGACATGGAGTTCACCATCCAGCAGGGCAAGCTGTGGATGCTCCAGACCCGCACCGGCAAGCGCACCTCCAAGGCGGCCCTGCGCATCGCCGTCGAGATGAAGGAAGAAGGGCTGATCGACGGCAAGGAAGCTGTGCGCCGGGTCGATCCGGCCGGGCTCGACCAGCTTCTGCATCCGACCCTCGATCCCAATGTGCCGAAGAAATTGCTGAGCAAGGGACTGGCGGCCTCGCCGGGGGCGGCATCGGGCAAGGTGGTATTCAGCGCGGCCGATGCGGAAGCCTGGGTCGGCCGGGGCGAGAAGGTCATGTTGTGCCGGATCGAGACCAGCCCCGACGACATCGGCGGCATGCATGTTTCCGAAGGAATCCTGACCGCCCGAGGCGGCATGACCAGTCACGCCGCCGTGGTCGCCCGCGGCATGGGAACGCCGTGCGTGTCCGGTGCCGGCGATCTGAAGATCGACTATGCGGCGAAGACCATCAAGGTCTCCGGCCATACCATCCATGAAGGCGATGTCCTGACCTTGGACGGCTCGACCGGCGAGGTCTTCCTTGGCGCCGTTCCGACCACCCACCCCGAGCTTTCGGGGGATTTCGCCAAGCTGATGGAATGGGTTGACGTCATCCGGACCATGAAGGTCCGGGCCAACGCCGAAACCCCACTGGACGCCACGACGGCCCGCAAGTTCGGAGCGGAGGGCATCGGCCTGTGCCGGACCGAGCACATGTTTTTCGATCCGCAGCGGATCATCCACGTCCGCGAGATGATCGTCGCCGACACCGAGGAACAGCGCCGCGTCGCGCTGGCCAAGCTGCTGCCTTATCAGCGCGACGACTTCGCCGAAATCTTCCGCATCATGGACCGCCTGCCGGTGACCATCCGGTTGCTCGACCCGCCGCTGCACGAATTCCTGCCGACTACCGATGCCGACTTCCGAGAGGTCGCCAAGGCCGCCGGCATGGATTTCAATGCGGTCAAATCCCGCGCGGCTTCCTTGCACGAGACGAACCCGATGCTTGGTCATCGTGGCTGCCGGCTGGGCATAACCTATCCGGAAATCAGCGAGATGCAGGCGCGCGCCATCTTCGAGGCGGCCTGCGACGTGACCCATGAGGGCATCGAGGTGTTGCCCGAGGTGATGATCCCGCTGGTTGGGTTGAAGGCCGAGTTCGACGTTCTGAAGGAGGTGATCGACAGGACGGCCAAGGCCGTGTTTGCCGAAAAGGGCGTCGAAGTGAAGTACATGGTCGGCACCATGATCGAGGTGCCGCGCGCCGCCCTGGTCGCCGACAAGATCGCCCAAGGGGCCGAGTTCTTCAGCTTCGGCACCAACGATTTGACCCAGATGGGCTATGGCCTGTCGCGCGACGATGCCGGAAGCTTCCTTAAGGTCTATGTGGAGAAGGGGCTGATCGACATCGATCCTTTCGTCAGCCTGGACCAGGAGGGCGTCGGCGATCTGGTGCGCATCGCCGTCAAGAAGGGCCGTTCGACCCGCAGCGACCTGAAGATGG